The Linepithema humile isolate Giens D197 chromosome 2, Lhum_UNIL_v1.0, whole genome shotgun sequence genome has a segment encoding these proteins:
- the LOC105677306 gene encoding uncharacterized protein — protein MVRPIREQFLLSAVTSDSTKYAYAISQIQTKYIKKIKNVITNPPTCGKYEAVKRALIQRLSDSRKHRIRQLLKREELGDRKPSQFLRHLRTLAGNTVPDQLLRTLWLGRLSAQIQIILATRADDLLEDMAEQTDRVTWSRA, from the coding sequence ATGGTTCGCCCAATTAGAGAGCAGTTTCTACTAAGCGCGGTAACATCCGATTCGACCAAGTACGCATACGCAATCTCGCAGATCCAGACAAAGTACataaagaaaatcaaaaatgTCATAACCAATCCACCGACATGCGGAAAGTACGAAGCGGTAAAAAGAGCCTTAATTCAACGGCTGAGCGACTCGCGAAAGCACCGCATTCGCCAATTACTAAAACGCGAGGAATTAGGCGACAGGAAGCCGTCGCAGTTCCTGCGCCATCTACGGACGCTCGCGGGCAACACAGTACCCGATCAACTCCTGCGCACGCTATGGCTCGGACGACTGTCAGCGcagatacaaataattttagcgACTCGTGCTGACGACCTCCTCGAAGACATGGCGGAACAGACAGACCGCGTTACGTGGTCACGTGCCTAA
- the LOC105670368 gene encoding uncharacterized protein isoform X1, with protein sequence MKDFIQEYKNLCDNGLVIDTKLYSVTVSAFICDAPARAFIKVIKGHNGFYGCERCTQKGTHPFGATIFNKINAESRTDESFLLQTQLGHHNGISPLTEINFPMVTNFILDSMHLVHLGVMKKILFEMVQGNNYFSKLDTRRINCLSQILESLHEYIPIDFSRKPRNLNKIRKWKATELRQFVLYTGLFVFNGIIPNNHIDHFKIFHTAIFILSHPTLAVQLCNYAQTLLIEFVKTFDEYFGLSSKIYNVHNLVHIADDVKNFKKPLDDISSFDFENLLGKIKRSLRGGKQPLSQLSRRLSENQNFISEEYIFNCKLKRQHKCGPLIAGMESSMKKYSIVEFIEENTVEIILSSWISSNNKTALWPKDITPSILRKYLKNNTVPNDNWSSVNIKVLGHTDSFANATKKAYKAEETSHLSNSDSDLETYCTTKRQKKLPLRYQSNSDDEDVALEKQHVHSTKRTKHSVLPPFPEYEDCEITKTNQHKELPRDSLIINSPTVCNTNAKNQRKEEINAEKSNNIQHFKEGVLTKIFKVIEEVRFEIIASRREQQEIIIKLDTLFMQNNNSNVNKFSRLLPISSMERFDEIDQCLINSEKDFISLVKYLNLASGETVKELVPSVMKLLMKKTVSIHFCGCGKQKKRDFSATKVAAAVFEIVSKKLQDASRSEILQKISKFLAESGDREGGRKERAKSTN encoded by the exons ATGAAAGATTTTATACAAGAGTACAAAAATCTTTGTGATAATGGCTTAGTTAtcgatacaaaattatattcagtAACGGTTTCAGCCTTTATTTGTGATGCACCTGCTAGAGcgtttattaaagtaattaaaggACATAATGGCTTTTATGGTTGTGAAAGGTGCACACAAAAAGGGACACATCCATTTGGTGCaacaatattcaataaaatcaatGCTGAATCAAGAACAGATGAGAGTTTTTTGCTACAAACACAATTGGGGCATCATAATGGTATATCCCCCttaacagaaattaattttccaatgGTTACAAATTTCATATTAGATTCAATGCATCTAGTTCATTTAGGcgttatgaaaaaaatactttttgaaatgGTGcaaggaaataattatttttctaaattagatACAAGGAGAATTAATTGCTTATCTCAAATATTAGAATCGTTACACGAATACATTCCTATAGATTTTTCACGAAAACCtcgaaatttaaataaaataagaaagtggAAAGCTACTGAACTACGCCAATTTGTCTTGTACACTGGACTTTTTGTTTTCAATGGAATTATTCCAAATAATCATATCGACcattttaagatttttcatacagcaatatttattctttcacATCCTACATTAGCGGttcaattatgcaattatgCACAGACTTTACTGATAGAATTTGTTAAGACTTTTGATGAATATTTTGGACTAAGTtctaaaatttacaatgtGCATAATCTTGTTCATATTGCTGACgacgttaaaaattttaaaaagccATTAGATGATATAAGTTcgtttgattttgaaaatttgcttggcaaaataaaaagatctcTTCGAGGTGGAAAACAACCACTATCACAATTATCACGACGACTTTCTGAAaatcagaattttatttctgaagaatatatttttaattgtaaattaaaacgtCAACATAAATGTGGACCACTTATTGCTGGCATGGAAAGCTCT atgaaaaaatattctatagtCGAATTTATAGAAGAGAACACTGTCGAAATTATCCTTTCTTCCTGGATATcatctaataataaaacagcATTATGGCCTAAAGATATAACTCCATCAATCCTAAGAAAATACTTGAAAAACAATACTGTACCCAATGATAATTGGAgctctgttaatataaaagtattggGACATAcag atagtTTTGCTAATGCTACAAAAAAAGCATATAAAGCAGAAGAAACGTCTCACTTGAGCAACAGTGATTCTGATTTAGAAACATATTGTACAACGaaacgacaaaaaaaattaccaCTTCGATATCAAAGCAATTCCGATGATGAAGATGTAGCATTAGAAAAACAGCACGTGCATTCAACGAAACGAACTAAACATTCTGTTCTTCCACCTTTTCCCGAATATGaag attgtgaaataacaaaaacaaatcaaCATAAAGAATTACCAAGagattctttaattataaacagtCCTACAGTATGCAATACAAATGCAAAAAAccaaagaaaggaagaaattaATGCAGAAAAATCAAACAATATTCAGCATTTTAAAGAAG gagttttgacaaaaatttttaaagtaattgaaGAAGTaagatttgaaataattgcatcGAGAAGGGAACagcaagaaattataataaaattagatactCTAttcatgcaaaataataatagtaatgtAAATAAGTTTAGCCGTCTACTTCCAATTTCTTCTATGGAGCGTTTTGATGAAATTGATCAATGTTTGATAAATTCTGAGAAAGACTTTATATCTTTG gtaAAGTATCTCAACCTTGCTTCTGGAGAAACAGTGAAGGAATTAGTGCCATCAGTAATGAAGTTGCTTATGAAGAAGACTGTTTCAATACACTTTTGTGGTTGCGGTAAGCAAAAAAAGCGTGACTTTTCTGCAACCAAGGTTGCTGCTGCAGTATTtg agattgtttcgaaaaaattacaagacgCATCAAGAAGtgaaattcttcaaaaaatttcgaagTTTCTTGCAGAGAGTGGGGACAGAGAAGgaggaagaaaagagagagcaaaatccacaaattaa
- the LOC136998164 gene encoding uncharacterized protein isoform X1 translates to MKQSRLVFQSAKCNEKKISLPNKPTSILPNTEENSISDISLEKVFVTSKSNASSTNETVEDDVVELSPTESRSNRARRLKEKLKRNDINDINDINLCDTENKPPVEILLKKNRKRRKKNIPEQLNMRCKADRAKIDGWDCWECKQIIDILQEFVIDGKKVAETEKSSLASPTQIRETSKYTRRYKVNMNRRPKRKNIKKPLRYETTESSDNEGESAKRYKEQNKTSVTDEIRNIRKNLSQYENEELAKQKAINSASKYHSASIIGLFFIAELVQPVQL, encoded by the exons ATGAAGCAATCTCGACTTGTGTTTCAATCAGCAAAGTGCAACGAAAAGAAGATATCATTGCCAAATAAACCAACTAGCATATTGCCAAACACAGAAGAGAATTCCATTAGTGATATTTCTCTAGAAAAAGTATTTGTTACTTCGAAAAGTAATGCTTCAAGCACCAATGAAACTGTCGAAGATGATGTAGTAGAGCTCAGTCCTACAGAGAGTAGATCTAATAGAGCTAGAcgtttaaaagagaaattaaagaGGAATGACATCAATGACATAAATGACATCAATTTATGTGATACGGAAAATAAACCACCTGTGGAAATATTACTGAAGAAAAatag gaaaagaagaaagaaaaacattccAGAGCAGCTTAATATGCGATGCAAAGCTGACAGAGCAAAAATAGATGGCTGGGATTGCTGGGAATGCAAACAGATAATAGACa tattaCAAGAATTTGTCATTGATGGGAAAAAAGTTGCAGAAACGGAGAAATCAAGTCTCGCGTCACCGACACAGATACGAGAGACCAGCAAATACACCAGAAG atataAAGTCAATATGAATAGACGACctaagagaaaaaatataaaaaaacctttgCGTTATGAAACTACCGAATCTTCTGACAATGAAGGGGAATCAGCTAAACGATATAAAGAGCAAAACAAGACTTCTGTTACAGATGAGATCAGAAATATTCGAAAGAATTTATCACAATATGAGAATGAAGAATTGGCTAAACAGAAAGCAATTAACAGTGCATCCAAATATCATTCTGCATCCAtaataggtctgttctttatagctgaactagtgcagccagttcagctataa
- the LOC136997769 gene encoding uncharacterized protein, which yields MGGGKATPTWAKTRWRDLRDSYVKARKKARAYIPSGSDAESATKLRSTSFRFFKQMQFLEVAYTTETTISSLDPIPLQISQNSNADLDGCFSGAVTNVDALTVPLGPSPIKVPSGPLSAPLLLISETAVTRASPALTKKRKYQDTDPSGVATDADALTLLQRPSPIIVEPSELLSAPLLLTSETAVTPKTSPALTKNKKSNAFLENKRSLLRIYMSTHANCLFNNFYFVFTILHNATHSFGSFSFLRLSKSSVFRRCKPLMSHGAEK from the exons ATGGGAGGAG GTAAAGCGACTCCTACATGGGCTAAAACTCGCTGGAGAGATTTACGTGATTCCTATGTAAAAGCGAGAAAGAAAGCAAGAGCTTATATTCCAAGTGGATCCGACGCAGAGAGTGCAACAAAATTGCGATCTACTTcgttcagattttttaaacaaatgcaatttttagaaGTAGCTTACACTACAGAAAc caCAATAAGCTCACTGGACCCGATTCCGTTACAGATCAGTCAAAATTCTAATGCAGATTTAGATGGATGTTTTAGTGGAGCTGTAACAAATGTAGATGCATTAACAGTGCCACTAGGGCCATCGCCAATAAAAGTACCCAGTGGACCATTATCAGCTCCTCTTCTGTTAATTTCTGAAACAGCAGTAACAAGAGCTAGTCCAgcattaacaaaaaaaagaa AGTATCAAGACACTGATCCAAGTGGAGTTGCAACAGATGCAGATGCATTAACACTGCTACAGAGGCCATCACCAATAATAGTGGAACCTAGTGAACTATTATCGGCTCCTCTTTTGTTAACTTCCGAAACAGCTGTAACACCAAAAACTAGTCCTGcgttaacaaaaaataaaaaaagtaatgcaTTCCTTGAAAATAAACGCTCTTTGCTTCGTATTTATATGTCCACACATGCTAATTGTctgtttaacaatttttattttgtgttcaCAATACTACACAATGCTACACACAGCTTTGGAAGCTTTTCCTTTCTTCGTTTATCAAAGAGTTCCGTGTTCCGTCGATGCAAACCCCTAATGTCCCATGGAGCGGAAAAATAG
- the LOC105670368 gene encoding uncharacterized protein isoform X3 gives MKEVILIFDQIFTFACLKNSERTRNFAAKMKKYSIVEFIEENTVEIILSSWISSNNKTALWPKDITPSILRKYLKNNTVPNDNWSSVNIKVLGHTDSFANATKKAYKAEETSHLSNSDSDLETYCTTKRQKKLPLRYQSNSDDEDVALEKQHVHSTKRTKHSVLPPFPEYEDCEITKTNQHKELPRDSLIINSPTVCNTNAKNQRKEEINAEKSNNIQHFKEGVLTKIFKVIEEVRFEIIASRREQQEIIIKLDTLFMQNNNSNVNKFSRLLPISSMERFDEIDQCLINSEKDFISLVKYLNLASGETVKELVPSVMKLLMKKTVSIHFCGCGKQKKRDFSATKVAAAVFEIVSKKLQDASRSEILQKISKFLAESGDREGGRKERAKSTN, from the exons ATGAAAGAggttattttgatttttgatcaaatttttacatttgcttGCCTGAAAAATTCGGAGAGGACTCGCAATTTTGCAGCCAag atgaaaaaatattctatagtCGAATTTATAGAAGAGAACACTGTCGAAATTATCCTTTCTTCCTGGATATcatctaataataaaacagcATTATGGCCTAAAGATATAACTCCATCAATCCTAAGAAAATACTTGAAAAACAATACTGTACCCAATGATAATTGGAgctctgttaatataaaagtattggGACATAcag atagtTTTGCTAATGCTACAAAAAAAGCATATAAAGCAGAAGAAACGTCTCACTTGAGCAACAGTGATTCTGATTTAGAAACATATTGTACAACGaaacgacaaaaaaaattaccaCTTCGATATCAAAGCAATTCCGATGATGAAGATGTAGCATTAGAAAAACAGCACGTGCATTCAACGAAACGAACTAAACATTCTGTTCTTCCACCTTTTCCCGAATATGaag attgtgaaataacaaaaacaaatcaaCATAAAGAATTACCAAGagattctttaattataaacagtCCTACAGTATGCAATACAAATGCAAAAAAccaaagaaaggaagaaattaATGCAGAAAAATCAAACAATATTCAGCATTTTAAAGAAG gagttttgacaaaaatttttaaagtaattgaaGAAGTaagatttgaaataattgcatcGAGAAGGGAACagcaagaaattataataaaattagatactCTAttcatgcaaaataataatagtaatgtAAATAAGTTTAGCCGTCTACTTCCAATTTCTTCTATGGAGCGTTTTGATGAAATTGATCAATGTTTGATAAATTCTGAGAAAGACTTTATATCTTTG gtaAAGTATCTCAACCTTGCTTCTGGAGAAACAGTGAAGGAATTAGTGCCATCAGTAATGAAGTTGCTTATGAAGAAGACTGTTTCAATACACTTTTGTGGTTGCGGTAAGCAAAAAAAGCGTGACTTTTCTGCAACCAAGGTTGCTGCTGCAGTATTtg agattgtttcgaaaaaattacaagacgCATCAAGAAGtgaaattcttcaaaaaatttcgaagTTTCTTGCAGAGAGTGGGGACAGAGAAGgaggaagaaaagagagagcaaaatccacaaattaa
- the LOC136998164 gene encoding uncharacterized protein isoform X2, which translates to MKQSRLVFQSAKCNEKKISLPNKPTSILPNTEENSISDISLEKVFVTSKSNASSTNETVEDDVVELSPTESRSNRARRLKEKLKRNDINDINDINLCDTENKPPVEILLKKNRKRRKKNIPEQLNMRCKADRAKIDGWDCWECKQIIDILQEFVIDGKKVAETEKSSLASPTQIRETSKYTRSFLESRIS; encoded by the exons ATGAAGCAATCTCGACTTGTGTTTCAATCAGCAAAGTGCAACGAAAAGAAGATATCATTGCCAAATAAACCAACTAGCATATTGCCAAACACAGAAGAGAATTCCATTAGTGATATTTCTCTAGAAAAAGTATTTGTTACTTCGAAAAGTAATGCTTCAAGCACCAATGAAACTGTCGAAGATGATGTAGTAGAGCTCAGTCCTACAGAGAGTAGATCTAATAGAGCTAGAcgtttaaaagagaaattaaagaGGAATGACATCAATGACATAAATGACATCAATTTATGTGATACGGAAAATAAACCACCTGTGGAAATATTACTGAAGAAAAatag gaaaagaagaaagaaaaacattccAGAGCAGCTTAATATGCGATGCAAAGCTGACAGAGCAAAAATAGATGGCTGGGATTGCTGGGAATGCAAACAGATAATAGACa tattaCAAGAATTTGTCATTGATGGGAAAAAAGTTGCAGAAACGGAGAAATCAAGTCTCGCGTCACCGACACAGATACGAGAGACCAGCAAATACACCAGAAG tTTTTTGGAATCCAGAATTTCCTGA
- the LOC105670368 gene encoding uncharacterized protein isoform X2 codes for MKDFIQEYKNLCDNGLVIDTKLYSVTVSAFICDAPARAFIKVIKGHNGFYGCERCTQKGTHPFGATIFNKINAESRTDESFLLQTQLGHHNGISPLTEINFPMVTNFILDSMHLVHLGVMKKILFEMVQGNNYFSKLDTRRINCLSQILESLHEYIPIDFSRKPRNLNKIRKWKATELRQFVLYTGLFVFNGIIPNNHIDHFKIFHTAIFILSHPTLAVQLCNYAQTLLIEFVKTFDEYFGLSSKIYNVHNLVHIADDVKNFKKPLDDISSFDFENLLGKIKRSLRGGKQPLSQLSRRLSENQNFISEEYIFNCKLKRQHKCGPLIAGMESSMKKYSIVEFIEENTVEIILSSWISSNNKTALWPKDITPSILRKYLKNNTVPNDNWSSVNIKVLGHTDSFANATKKAYKAEETSHLSNSDSDLETYCTTKRQKKLPLRYQSNSDDEDVALEKQHVHSTKRTKHSVLPPFPEYEDCEITKTNQHKELPRDSLIINSPTVCNTNAKNQRKEEINAEKSNNIQHFKEGKVSQPCFWRNSEGISAISNEVAYEEDCFNTLLWLR; via the exons ATGAAAGATTTTATACAAGAGTACAAAAATCTTTGTGATAATGGCTTAGTTAtcgatacaaaattatattcagtAACGGTTTCAGCCTTTATTTGTGATGCACCTGCTAGAGcgtttattaaagtaattaaaggACATAATGGCTTTTATGGTTGTGAAAGGTGCACACAAAAAGGGACACATCCATTTGGTGCaacaatattcaataaaatcaatGCTGAATCAAGAACAGATGAGAGTTTTTTGCTACAAACACAATTGGGGCATCATAATGGTATATCCCCCttaacagaaattaattttccaatgGTTACAAATTTCATATTAGATTCAATGCATCTAGTTCATTTAGGcgttatgaaaaaaatactttttgaaatgGTGcaaggaaataattatttttctaaattagatACAAGGAGAATTAATTGCTTATCTCAAATATTAGAATCGTTACACGAATACATTCCTATAGATTTTTCACGAAAACCtcgaaatttaaataaaataagaaagtggAAAGCTACTGAACTACGCCAATTTGTCTTGTACACTGGACTTTTTGTTTTCAATGGAATTATTCCAAATAATCATATCGACcattttaagatttttcatacagcaatatttattctttcacATCCTACATTAGCGGttcaattatgcaattatgCACAGACTTTACTGATAGAATTTGTTAAGACTTTTGATGAATATTTTGGACTAAGTtctaaaatttacaatgtGCATAATCTTGTTCATATTGCTGACgacgttaaaaattttaaaaagccATTAGATGATATAAGTTcgtttgattttgaaaatttgcttggcaaaataaaaagatctcTTCGAGGTGGAAAACAACCACTATCACAATTATCACGACGACTTTCTGAAaatcagaattttatttctgaagaatatatttttaattgtaaattaaaacgtCAACATAAATGTGGACCACTTATTGCTGGCATGGAAAGCTCT atgaaaaaatattctatagtCGAATTTATAGAAGAGAACACTGTCGAAATTATCCTTTCTTCCTGGATATcatctaataataaaacagcATTATGGCCTAAAGATATAACTCCATCAATCCTAAGAAAATACTTGAAAAACAATACTGTACCCAATGATAATTGGAgctctgttaatataaaagtattggGACATAcag atagtTTTGCTAATGCTACAAAAAAAGCATATAAAGCAGAAGAAACGTCTCACTTGAGCAACAGTGATTCTGATTTAGAAACATATTGTACAACGaaacgacaaaaaaaattaccaCTTCGATATCAAAGCAATTCCGATGATGAAGATGTAGCATTAGAAAAACAGCACGTGCATTCAACGAAACGAACTAAACATTCTGTTCTTCCACCTTTTCCCGAATATGaag attgtgaaataacaaaaacaaatcaaCATAAAGAATTACCAAGagattctttaattataaacagtCCTACAGTATGCAATACAAATGCAAAAAAccaaagaaaggaagaaattaATGCAGAAAAATCAAACAATATTCAGCATTTTAAAGAAG gtaAAGTATCTCAACCTTGCTTCTGGAGAAACAGTGAAGGAATTAGTGCCATCAGTAATGAAGTTGCTTATGAAGAAGACTGTTTCAATACACTTTTGTGGTTGCGGTAA